The stretch of DNA ATCTGTTGCACGGTCGACAACCACGGCAACACCAGCAACCTCGGCACCGACCTTCTCGAGTGCTTCAATGGCTTTCAGGGGTGAACCACCGGTGGTGGAGGTGTCCTCAAGGACGACTACTCGCTTGCCTGTGAGATCAGGGCCTTCAACCTGGCGGCCACGTCCGTGGTCTTTGGGTTCTTTGCGGACAACAAATGCGTCATAGGGTAGTCCGCGAGCTGCGCCCTGGTGCAAGACCGCTGTCGCAATGGGGTCTGCACCCATGGTGAGACCACCCACGGCGTCAACATCTGGAATCTGTGCAAGGACGTCCAACATAACCTGCCCAATAAGTGGGGCAACGCGGTGATCGAGCGAGATCTTGCGCATGTCTACGTAATAGGTTGCCTTCTTGCCGCTGGTCAGCGTGAAGTCACCGTGGAATACGGCTTCTTCTTTGATGAAG from Aurantimicrobium sp. MWH-Uga1 encodes:
- the pyrE gene encoding orotate phosphoribosyltransferase, translated to MTSAREQLINFIKEEAVFHGDFTLTSGKKATYYVDMRKISLDHRVAPLIGQVMLDVLAQIPDVDAVGGLTMGADPIATAVLHQGAARGLPYDAFVVRKEPKDHGRGRQVEGPDLTGKRVVVLEDTSTTGGSPLKAIEALEKVGAEVAGVAVVVDRATDARQRIETAGYPYFYAIGLEDLGLEPQ